Proteins co-encoded in one Streptomyces sp. NBC_01283 genomic window:
- a CDS encoding EamA family transporter: MTALFALATSLMYGLADFGGGLLTRRIPALTVVVASQTIAVLVLGVIVVATGGWTEWGPQLWFAVAAGLLGPVAMLAFYKALAIGPMSVVSPLASVGVVVPVAVGLFLGERPGVPQFAGLTVAIVGIVLAGGPELRGAPVQRQAVLLTLLAAFGFGAVLALISEASSNLTGLFLALFVQRVTNVAAGGAALFVSVKRGGPALPEGTGMGLIRAALPALAFVGLADVAANGTYSLAAQNGPVTLAAVLSSTYPVITALAARAVLKERLRGVQAAGAGLALVGTVLLAS; the protein is encoded by the coding sequence ATGACAGCACTGTTCGCTCTGGCCACCAGCCTGATGTACGGCCTTGCCGACTTCGGCGGCGGACTGCTGACCCGACGCATCCCCGCGCTCACCGTCGTCGTCGCCTCGCAGACCATCGCCGTGCTCGTCCTCGGGGTCATCGTCGTCGCCACCGGCGGCTGGACCGAGTGGGGGCCGCAGCTGTGGTTCGCGGTGGCCGCGGGCCTGCTCGGGCCGGTGGCGATGCTCGCCTTCTACAAGGCCCTGGCCATCGGTCCGATGAGCGTGGTCTCACCGCTCGCCTCCGTGGGCGTCGTCGTGCCGGTGGCGGTGGGGCTCTTCCTGGGCGAGCGGCCGGGAGTCCCGCAGTTCGCCGGTCTCACGGTCGCCATCGTGGGCATCGTGCTCGCGGGCGGCCCCGAGCTGCGCGGCGCTCCCGTGCAGCGGCAGGCGGTCCTGCTCACGCTGCTCGCGGCCTTCGGCTTCGGCGCGGTACTCGCCCTCATCTCCGAGGCGTCGAGCAACCTCACCGGGCTGTTCCTCGCGCTGTTCGTGCAGCGCGTGACGAACGTGGCGGCGGGCGGGGCCGCGCTGTTCGTCTCAGTGAAGCGGGGCGGCCCCGCACTCCCCGAGGGCACGGGCATGGGGCTCATCCGGGCGGCTCTCCCGGCGCTCGCCTTCGTCGGCCTGGCCGATGTCGCGGCCAACGGCACGTACTCCCTGGCCGCCCAGAACGGCCCGGTCACCCTGGCCGCCGTGCTCTCCTCGACCTACCCGGTGATCACCGCGCTCGCGGCACGTGCGGTGCTGAAGGAACGGCTGCGGGGCGTGCAGGCGGCGGGCGCGGGGCTCGCGCTGGTGGGCACGGTGCTGCTGGCCAGCTGA
- a CDS encoding helix-turn-helix domain-containing protein, whose translation MSDLDQLTQSLARNLKRWRSERGFTLDALAARAGVSRGMIIQIEQARTNPSVGITVKLADALGISITTLLDYEQGSHVRLVPPEQAVRMWSTEAGSSTTLLVGTEARGPFELWAWKLMPGDGSDSDAHPPGTMELLHVSAGELTLVVDGVEHLVPAGSAASFEANVGHGYHNKGAEPVEMTMSVSVPPAHASSY comes from the coding sequence GTGTCTGACCTTGATCAGCTCACGCAGTCGCTCGCCCGCAACCTGAAGCGATGGCGTTCGGAACGGGGCTTCACGCTCGATGCGCTCGCGGCCCGCGCGGGCGTCAGCCGCGGCATGATCATCCAGATCGAGCAGGCCAGGACCAACCCCAGCGTCGGCATCACGGTGAAGCTCGCCGACGCCCTGGGCATCAGCATCACCACGCTCCTCGACTACGAGCAGGGCTCGCACGTCCGGCTCGTGCCGCCGGAGCAGGCGGTGCGCATGTGGTCCACGGAGGCGGGCAGCAGTACGACCCTCCTGGTCGGGACCGAGGCGCGCGGGCCCTTCGAGCTGTGGGCGTGGAAGCTGATGCCCGGGGACGGCAGCGACTCGGACGCGCACCCGCCGGGGACGATGGAGCTGCTGCACGTGTCGGCGGGCGAACTGACGCTCGTCGTGGACGGCGTGGAGCATCTCGTGCCCGCCGGATCGGCGGCGTCGTTCGAGGCGAACGTGGGGCACGGCTATCACAACAAGGGTGCCGAGCCGGTCGAGATGACCATGTCGGTGTCGGTGCCGCCGGCCCACGCCTCGTCGTACTGA
- a CDS encoding YbaK/EbsC family protein — MRAPMGDFDDVRPAPEALGLLVAPVADAVRGWSGTVPAEQVLHVDTDPAWADTTTFVEHYGQDILERSANCVVVAGKRGGETSFAACLVLSTTRVDVNGVVRRRLGARKASFAPMDTATGETGMEYGGITPIGLPADWPLLVDAAVVDLPYALVGSGSRRGKLIVPGKAFAELPNAVVLEGLGAA; from the coding sequence ATGCGTGCACCCATGGGAGATTTCGACGACGTCCGCCCCGCGCCCGAGGCCCTCGGCCTGCTGGTCGCGCCCGTCGCCGACGCCGTGCGCGGATGGAGCGGGACCGTACCCGCCGAGCAGGTCCTGCACGTCGACACCGACCCGGCGTGGGCCGACACCACCACCTTCGTGGAGCACTACGGCCAGGACATCCTTGAGCGGTCCGCGAACTGCGTAGTCGTCGCGGGCAAGCGCGGCGGCGAGACCTCGTTCGCCGCGTGCCTGGTCCTCTCCACGACCCGCGTCGACGTGAACGGCGTCGTGCGCCGCCGACTCGGCGCCCGCAAGGCCTCGTTCGCGCCGATGGACACGGCCACCGGCGAGACCGGCATGGAGTACGGCGGCATCACCCCGATCGGCCTGCCCGCCGACTGGCCGCTGCTCGTGGACGCCGCCGTCGTCGACCTGCCGTACGCCCTGGTCGGCAGCGGCAGCCGCCGGGGCAAGCTCATCGTGCCCGGCAAGGCGTTCGCCGAGCTGCCGAACGCGGTGGTGCTCGAAGGGCTCGGCGCCGCCTGA